AGATGCTTCTCGCCGATATCGGCGGCACCAACGCGCGCTTCGCGCTGAGCCAGGTCGACTCCAGCGGCTGCGATCCGGCCGGACCAATCGACTATGTGAAGGTCGCCGACTTCCCAACCGTCCGGGAAGCCATCGTCGATGTCCTCGCACGCCGGGCCGGTGGTCAAACGCCCCGACGAGCCGTGCTGGCGGTTGCGGGGCCCGTGACCAACAATCGCTGCGTCATGACCAACAGTCCCTGGGTCATCGACGGCAACGAGCTGCAACCCACTCTCGGTTTCGACAGCGTCCACGTGCTCAACGATTTCGAGGTGGTGGCCTGGTCCCTGCCCGCCTTGCAGCCTGCCGACCTGATCCCGCTCGGTGGACAGGATGGCCTGCCTGGAGAACCCCTCCTCGTGGTCGGCCCGGGCACCGGTTTTGGCGTATCCTGTCTGGTCGAGCGCCATGGCGCGCGGCTGGCGGTGGTGACGGAGGCCGGTCACGCGACCCTGCCGGCGGAGAACGAGCGCGAAGAACGCTTGATCGCCTGTCTGCGCAAGCGCCTCGGCCATGTCTCGATCGAACGCGGCGCGCTCTCGGGTTCCGGCCTGCAAAGTCTCTACGAGGCTCTGGCCGAGGTCGACGGCACCCAGGTGCCGCATCGCGATCCCGCCGCCATCACCAAAGCCGCGCTGGAGGGCAGCTGCCCGATCAGCCGCGCGACGCTCGACATGTTCTGCGCCATCCTCGGCTCGGTCGCCGGCAATCTCGCGGTGACCTTTGGCGCCCGCGGCGGTGTCTATATTGCCGGTGGAATCGCGCCGCGTTTTCCGGAATTCCTCGCGGCCTCCGCCTTCCGCGCACGCTTCGAGGCCAAGGGGCGCTTCCAGGATTACTTGCGCAACATTCCGACCCGGCTGGTCATCAAGCCGGATGCGAGCTTCGTCGGGCTCAAGATGTTCGCCGAGCACAATGCGAATTGAGCGACGGCGTCGGTTTCCGCCGGTTCCACAATTCACAACTGATTAAGGTATCCGCGTGGTTCCGCGCAGGATCTGCTTGCCTGGTTGTTCCCGATGCGAAACACTCCTGCCCGGTGTGTGGCGTAGTTGCGGGGGGCGTGACATGCGTAAGCAGGATTTGGGTTTCGACTATCACCGCTATCACCGCCTGCTGACCGAGGCGGATAACGAGGACAAGCGGCTGGCCTTGATCGAGCTCTTGATCGAGGAGAAGGCGAAGGACCGGCTGGCGGCCCAGCGCGCCTCGGATCGTGCCGCCATGACCGCGCAGACCATTGCTACAGTGTTGAAGAACGGCCGATACCGCGACCTCGCGCTCCTCACGCGCGGTCCTGCCGCTGATTCCAGTGCGGCGACTTCGCCGTCACCCAGCGCGGCGACTTCGCCGTCACCCAGTGCGGCGTCTTCGCCGTCGCTCAGTGCGGCGTCTTCGCCGGTGCTTCCGGAAACATCGAATCGATCATTGCCTTGAGCTGATCCATGGCGATCGGCTTGCGCAGGATGGGCCTGCGCCGGAGCAAGGACGGCAGCAGCTCCGGGCCGTAACCCGTGGCGAACAGGAACGGCTTGCCGCGGCGCTCGATCAGGTCGGCGACGGGATCGACATAGACGCCCATCAGGTTGATGTCGAGGATGGCCAGATCGTATTGCGCGGTCATGGCGAAGGCGCTGGCGTCGCGCACGTTGTCCGCTTCCGCGACAACGTGGTGGCCGAGTTCCTCCACCATGTCGGCGATCATCATCCGGATCAACGCCTCGTCTTCGACCAGGAAAACGGAGAGTCCGTCCGCCATATCAACCCCACAGTCAGCCTTACCAAGCTAACCATAACCGAATTGCGGAGAGGATACACGATTTCGTGGCGAGCTCCGTTAATTCAGACGCGCCCGATCCGATTCAACTTGATTAATCCAATCCGCGCTCGTGGCTCAGGCGCACCATCTCCTGGATGAAGACCTGCTTCTGCTTGTCGTCGAGGCTCGAAAAGAGCGGCTCGGCCGCGTCGGCGACGTTGCGCTGGTCCGCAGCCCGGTCAATCAGGAACTGGGACTCATTGCGCATCTGCTCGATGATGTCGTCGGGCGGATCGCGCTTGGCGCGGGCAACCCGCAGGTTGAGCCGCTCCGCACCATTGTGCCCCAGGTAGTGCATGGCGCTCGAGAAGCCGTACCAGTGCTTCTCCTGATCGGGCGTGAGGTTCAGCTCGGTCTTGATCCTCTCGATATAGGCATCGCTGTTGGCGACGATCTGCTCCGCGGTCTGCTGCGGTGCGCCGGGCTGGGTCAGGACCGTGACACCCTGATTGTCTTTATTATCCTTGCTGTCTTTATTGTCCTTGCCGCCCGGCGGGGCGTTCTTGGCCTCCTTGGTCGCCTTGGCGCCCTTGCTTGCCTTGGCGCTCTTGGCATCCTTGTCCTTGCCGGCCGGCTGCTTTGAGTCCTTCGCGTCCTTGCTGGCCTCCCTGTTGGGCTCCTTGGGCGGTGGCGCCTGATTGGGACTGTTGCCGACGCCGAGCACGCCGGTGAAGACGCCCACCACGCCGCCGATGGCGCCGCCGAGCACGCCGCCGACCGGACCTGCCGCCTTGTTTCCTGCCGCCGCCCCCTCCTGAACGCCTTTGACCAGACCTTGGGCATTCGCCACCGCGGCCGTGCCGAGCAGCAGCGCGAGTACCGATCCCAGCGCAAACCATCGTCGCAGGTGAAGCCGCGCTCGCAGCGCCGGTTTGATCATTCTCGTCTCCATCGTCGATCGGCTGGCCTGTTAGGCTCTCGCCAATTGCAACTCTATCGTTTCGGCCGCGCCGAGGTCCAGACGCCGCCGATCGCCGTCCACGCCTGAAAAGTCTTTCGCGCGAAGCGGTTATGCAGGCTTATTTGAAACTGCGGCGTAATTGCGCACGGATGGCTCGCTGACTCGTTTGCGCGAAGTGTGCATCGCAAAATAAACCTCGCACCGACGTGCAACGCGTGATCCCGACATGCGATCGCGACGATCGCCGAGCACGCCAATAGTTCTAGAGAAAGAAGCCGTTCGGCTTTCTCGACAGACGCGATCAATCATGATCTGATCGCGCTACCAATTTGCTGCCGCTTGCGTGATTTTCTCTCGCAGGCCGGCGGCACCAATAAGAAAATCGAACAATAACAACTCGAAAAGAAAGTCTCAGAGGAAACTCCAACAACAAGCACCCAGGCGAGGAAACGAGATGTCACGCAAGACACTGACCCGACGTCAATTTGTGGCTGCCACTGCAATGTCCTCCGCGGCGCTGATCTCAGCGCCCTATGTTCGGGGCGCTTACGCCGCCGGCAAGCTCTCGATCGGCTTCTGGGACCATTGGGTCCCCGGCGCGAACAAGGCCTCGACCGACCTCGTCAACGAATGGGCCGCCAAGGAGAAGGTCGAAGTCTCCATCGACTACATCACCAGCAACAACAAGAAGCTCGAACTGACCGTCGCCGCCGAAGCCCAGGCGAAATCCGGTCACGACATTCTCCAGATGCCGACCTGGTGGCCGCACGCCTATGCAGACCAGCTCGAGTCGGTCACCGACATCATGGGGCCGATCATCAAGCAGAACGGCGAGGTGAACGGCACGACCAAATATCTCGGCCAGGCCGGCGGCAAATGGCTCGCCGTCCCTGCCACCGTCGGCAGCCAGATCAAGGGCCCCTGCTCCCGCATCGACCTGATGAAGAAGCATGCCGGCATCGACGTCCAGGAGATGTATCCGGCGGGCAGCACGCCAAAGGACGAGAACTGGACGACCGACACTTTTCTCAAGGCCGCCGAAGCCTGCAACAAGGCCGGCGTGCCGTTCGGGATCGGCCTCGGCGAGACCACCGACAGCGTCGATACCGCCGGCGCGATCTTCCAGTCATTCGGCGCCGAGCTCGTGAACGCCAAGGGGGACATCACGGTGAAGACTGACGCCGTGCGCCAGGCGCTCGAATTCTACAAGAAGCTGATCGCGGTGCTTCCGGCAGACGCCGCCTCCTGGGATGACGCGTCCAACAACAAATGGCTGATCTCCGGCCGCGGCGCACTGATCCTGAATCCGCCGAGCTCATGGGCCGTTGCCAAACGCGACGCACCGCAGGTCGCCGAGCAATGCTGGACGCACGGCATGCCGGCCGGTCCGAAGGGCCGCTTCGCACCGTTCCTGCCCTATTTCTGGGGCGTCTGGGCCTTCGGCAAGAACAAGGAAGCCGCCAAGAGCCTGCTGACCCATCTGTCGCAACCCTCGTCGATCGAAAAGTTCGTCGCGGCGAGCGGCGGCTACGACCTCCCGGCTTTCGCAAACATGACGAAGCTGAAGACGTGGGCCGAGGAAGGACCGCCGAAGGGCACGCTCTATAGCTATCCCGACCCGCATGGCCGCCAGACGATGTCGATCGCGGC
This genomic stretch from Bradyrhizobium daqingense harbors:
- a CDS encoding ABC transporter substrate-binding protein, with protein sequence MSRKTLTRRQFVAATAMSSAALISAPYVRGAYAAGKLSIGFWDHWVPGANKASTDLVNEWAAKEKVEVSIDYITSNNKKLELTVAAEAQAKSGHDILQMPTWWPHAYADQLESVTDIMGPIIKQNGEVNGTTKYLGQAGGKWLAVPATVGSQIKGPCSRIDLMKKHAGIDVQEMYPAGSTPKDENWTTDTFLKAAEACNKAGVPFGIGLGETTDSVDTAGAIFQSFGAELVNAKGDITVKTDAVRQALEFYKKLIAVLPADAASWDDASNNKWLISGRGALILNPPSSWAVAKRDAPQVAEQCWTHGMPAGPKGRFAPFLPYFWGVWAFGKNKEAAKSLLTHLSQPSSIEKFVAASGGYDLPAFANMTKLKTWAEEGPPKGTLYSYPDPHGRQTMSIAASPAPPKIAQQIYSQATLTKLALRYARGETMEQALAWAEGECEGFMRS
- a CDS encoding Spy/CpxP family protein refolding chaperone; its protein translation is MIKPALRARLHLRRWFALGSVLALLLGTAAVANAQGLVKGVQEGAAAGNKAAGPVGGVLGGAIGGVVGVFTGVLGVGNSPNQAPPPKEPNREASKDAKDSKQPAGKDKDAKSAKASKGAKATKEAKNAPPGGKDNKDSKDNKDNQGVTVLTQPGAPQQTAEQIVANSDAYIERIKTELNLTPDQEKHWYGFSSAMHYLGHNGAERLNLRVARAKRDPPDDIIEQMRNESQFLIDRAADQRNVADAAEPLFSSLDDKQKQVFIQEMVRLSHERGLD
- the glk gene encoding glucokinase gives rise to the protein MTIGKTEQMLLADIGGTNARFALSQVDSSGCDPAGPIDYVKVADFPTVREAIVDVLARRAGGQTPRRAVLAVAGPVTNNRCVMTNSPWVIDGNELQPTLGFDSVHVLNDFEVVAWSLPALQPADLIPLGGQDGLPGEPLLVVGPGTGFGVSCLVERHGARLAVVTEAGHATLPAENEREERLIACLRKRLGHVSIERGALSGSGLQSLYEALAEVDGTQVPHRDPAAITKAALEGSCPISRATLDMFCAILGSVAGNLAVTFGARGGVYIAGGIAPRFPEFLAASAFRARFEAKGRFQDYLRNIPTRLVIKPDASFVGLKMFAEHNAN
- a CDS encoding response regulator, which gives rise to MADGLSVFLVEDEALIRMMIADMVEELGHHVVAEADNVRDASAFAMTAQYDLAILDINLMGVYVDPVADLIERRGKPFLFATGYGPELLPSLLRRRPILRKPIAMDQLKAMIDSMFPEAPAKTPH